From Megalobrama amblycephala isolate DHTTF-2021 linkage group LG24, ASM1881202v1, whole genome shotgun sequence, the proteins below share one genomic window:
- the LOC125259804 gene encoding 60S ribosomal protein L22-like yields the protein MAPVLQRKQQSSKGGKKKKQVLKFTLDCTHPVEDGIMDAANFEQFLQERIKVNGKAGNLGGGVVTIERSKSKITVSSEVPFSKRYLKYLTKKYLKKNNLRDWLRVVANTKESYELRYFQINQDEEEEEDED from the exons ATGGCGCCTGTT TTGCAGAGGAAGCAGCAGAGCTCTAAAGgtggaaagaagaagaagcaggtCCTGAAGTTCACGCTGGACTGCACGCATCCCGTTGAAGATGGTATTATGGATGCTGCCAACTTT GAGCAGTTCCTACAGGAACGCATCAAAGTCAACGGTAAAGCAGGAAACCTGGGAGGTGGAGTTGTCACCATTGAAAGAAGCAAGAGCAAAATCACAGTTTCTTCTGAGGTGCCCTTCTCCAAAAG GTACCTGAAGTATCTCACAAAGAAATACTTAAAGAAGAACAATCTCAGAGACTGGTTGCGTGTTGTGGCAAACACTAAAGAAAGCTATGAACTTCGCTACTTCCAAATCAACCAGGAtgaggaagaagaggaggatgaggatTAA